One Beggiatoa leptomitoformis DNA segment encodes these proteins:
- a CDS encoding DUF935 domain-containing protein, producing the protein MVTKPLNPLLNELAGNSTDPRFFTGLFHLPNPDPVLRKMGKTQEVYDAIQKDPFVTGQLRAIRAGLLGFEQRLQMPASNRVNKRAYELCQQVLDRKPAQYWQWGDIIWQIAEAVFRGYSAIEIVWEKQGDYLLPAQILPRPNRRFIFNYEGEPRLLTRDSPVMGEELPPYKFLLTRHMPSYTNPYGEAVFSSCFWTYTFKHGGFKYWSKFCERFGTPWTIGKYPAGTDEITQAKLLQGLEQMVEMAVSIIPSDGEVQLLEPTARGESHDNFIKACNKEMGIALTSQTLASDIQGNGSRAAAETHRGREQAGFECDREMVSQTLSELCRWITEINIGTEAEPPTHEFYEEAEARQDWTDVLDKARHYLPISRQFAYDRLQIPAPKDGDELLSADTPISQPAQPITHSEHCQHEHEYQSWAGVTDPVLNPLVDLIDKAKDYEDVQLQTLLKSMDTDPLHENLILETFKSAVDGYVAP; encoded by the coding sequence ATGGTTACTAAACCACTCAACCCATTACTAAACGAATTAGCAGGCAACAGTACAGACCCGCGCTTCTTTACTGGCTTATTCCACCTGCCCAACCCCGACCCCGTCCTGCGTAAAATGGGAAAAACGCAGGAGGTTTATGATGCCATTCAAAAAGACCCCTTTGTAACAGGACAACTACGCGCAATCCGTGCAGGGCTATTAGGCTTTGAACAACGCCTACAAATGCCTGCGAGCAACCGCGTCAATAAAAGAGCCTATGAACTTTGCCAGCAAGTGCTAGACAGAAAACCCGCTCAATACTGGCAATGGGGTGACATCATTTGGCAAATTGCTGAGGCAGTCTTTAGAGGCTATTCAGCGATAGAAATCGTATGGGAAAAACAAGGCGATTATTTATTACCTGCCCAAATACTGCCAAGACCCAACCGACGGTTCATTTTCAATTATGAAGGCGAACCTCGCCTACTTACCCGAGACTCGCCTGTAATGGGTGAGGAGTTACCCCCTTATAAGTTTCTGCTAACACGCCACATGCCTAGTTATACCAACCCATACGGCGAAGCAGTATTTTCTAGCTGTTTCTGGACATACACCTTTAAACATGGTGGATTTAAATACTGGTCTAAATTTTGTGAACGATTTGGCACGCCGTGGACAATTGGAAAATATCCCGCAGGGACAGACGAGATAACACAAGCCAAACTCCTGCAAGGGTTAGAGCAAATGGTAGAGATGGCAGTCTCCATCATTCCTTCAGACGGCGAGGTGCAATTATTAGAACCCACTGCAAGGGGTGAATCCCACGACAATTTTATTAAGGCGTGTAACAAAGAAATGGGCATCGCCTTAACCAGCCAAACATTAGCCAGTGACATTCAAGGCAATGGTAGCCGTGCTGCTGCTGAAACCCATCGCGGGAGAGAACAAGCGGGTTTTGAGTGTGACCGCGAAATGGTCAGCCAAACCTTAAGCGAGTTATGTCGCTGGATAACTGAAATTAACATCGGTACAGAAGCAGAACCCCCAACGCATGAATTTTATGAAGAAGCAGAAGCCAGACAAGACTGGACGGATGTCCTTGATAAAGCCCGCCACTACTTACCAATTTCAAGACAATTCGCCTATGACCGCTTACAAATTCCTGCGCCAAAAGACGGTGATGAATTATTAAGCGCGGATACACCAATTTCTCAACCTGCGCAACCCATCACACACAGCGAACATTGCCAACACGAACACGAATACCAATCATGGGCAGGCGTTACCGACCCCGTATTAAATCCGCTTGTGGATTTAATAGACAAGGCAAAAGACTATGAGGACGTGCAATTACAAACCTTACTAAAAAGCATGGACACCGACCCATTGCACGAAAACCTAATCTTAGAAACCTTTAAATCAGCGGTGGATGGTTATGTCGCTCCCTAA
- a CDS encoding phage minor head protein produces the protein MSLPNFRFQEPNAEAVAYLAQKKIGKTTFDWRDVWKEEHLNNFVVAKAMQLDVLTTIHESLHQAIEKGLPFSQFKKDLQPKLEALGWWGKGQMTDPKTGEIRDVQLGSPHRLHTIYRTNKDMAYAASKWKRIEEREKDFPYLVYRIGVAKEHRPEHVKLDGLCLPVRHPIWKIIYPPNGWLCHCDVDQITKRQYEKYLKEGIDSSIGTQEIDPETGLPTGHATFKKIPLQTTAPKLEMVDWYNSRTGKMEKIPKGIDAGFDYNVGLANQARLGSLTQTLTEKIKVAPPAIAKPFAMEMIKEYNNLYKTNADLMLTEQKTAMTLFFSFIKKLFSLGE, from the coding sequence ATGTCGCTCCCTAATTTTCGCTTTCAAGAACCCAACGCAGAAGCCGTTGCTTATCTCGCCCAAAAGAAAATAGGCAAAACTACCTTTGATTGGCGTGATGTTTGGAAAGAGGAACATCTCAATAATTTTGTCGTGGCAAAAGCCATGCAGTTGGACGTGCTAACCACGATACATGAATCCTTACATCAAGCCATAGAAAAAGGCTTGCCATTTAGTCAATTTAAAAAGGATTTACAACCAAAATTAGAAGCGTTGGGATGGTGGGGTAAAGGACAAATGACCGACCCCAAAACAGGCGAAATCCGCGATGTGCAACTGGGTAGCCCGCATAGACTGCATACAATCTATAGAACCAACAAAGATATGGCTTATGCAGCCTCAAAATGGAAACGCATTGAAGAACGCGAGAAAGATTTCCCCTATCTTGTATATCGGATTGGGGTAGCCAAAGAACACAGACCCGAACACGTCAAACTCGACGGCTTATGCTTGCCCGTTCGCCACCCTATTTGGAAAATAATCTACCCGCCAAACGGTTGGCTTTGTCATTGCGACGTTGACCAAATAACCAAACGCCAATATGAAAAATACCTTAAAGAGGGAATTGACAGCTCTATCGGCACACAAGAAATAGACCCCGAAACAGGCTTGCCAACAGGTCACGCCACCTTTAAAAAAATCCCACTGCAAACCACTGCGCCGAAGTTAGAAATGGTCGACTGGTATAACAGCCGCACAGGCAAAATGGAAAAAATCCCCAAAGGCATAGATGCAGGCTTTGATTACAACGTAGGACTTGCCAACCAAGCCCGTTTAGGGTCATTAACTCAAACACTAACCGAAAAAATAAAAGTCGCCCCGCCAGCCATTGCCAAACCCTTCGCAATGGAAATGATTAAGGAATATAACAACCTGTATAAAACAAACGCAGACCTTATGCTGACTGAACAAAAAACGGCGATGACGTTATTTTTCTCGTTTATCAAAAAGTTATTCAGTTTAGGAGAGTAA
- a CDS encoding phage virion morphogenesis protein: protein MIEIKAGKFKDLDNLLRQLDGILGTTDTMEFIAQLVEGQIKDRISKEKTAPNGTRWQQWSKRYARTRKPEHSLLIDTGDLLKSIHNGVINTAEAFVATDSVYGAVHQFGNPKKNIPARPFFGLSEDNKNDVEAELTEWIKQRLKRT, encoded by the coding sequence ATGATAGAAATAAAAGCAGGAAAATTTAAAGATTTAGATAATTTGCTAAGGCAATTAGACGGGATATTAGGCACAACAGACACTATGGAGTTTATTGCCCAACTAGTAGAAGGGCAAATTAAAGACAGAATCAGTAAGGAAAAAACAGCGCCAAACGGCACACGGTGGCAACAATGGTCAAAACGTTACGCAAGAACAAGAAAGCCAGAACATTCTTTATTAATCGATACAGGCGATTTACTAAAATCCATTCACAATGGTGTTATCAACACCGCTGAGGCTTTTGTTGCCACTGACTCGGTTTATGGTGCTGTACATCAATTTGGCAATCCTAAAAAAAATATCCCCGCTCGTCCGTTCTTTGGACTGAGCGAGGACAATAAAAACGACGTTGAAGCCGAATTAACAGAATGGATTAAACAACGTTTAAAACGAACTTAA